One window of Thermococcus sp. genomic DNA carries:
- a CDS encoding AbrB/MazE/SpoVT family DNA-binding domain-containing protein has translation MGKVGLTKVDTKGRVVIPKDIRKRMGIKPGEEFLITEIDGDTIVMKRFDVRKMLEEMIKNAKGINLDELKEETEKEGNRVAKELYGL, from the coding sequence GTGGGAAAAGTGGGACTGACTAAGGTCGACACCAAAGGCAGGGTGGTCATTCCGAAGGATATCAGAAAAAGGATGGGCATAAAGCCCGGAGAAGAGTTCCTGATAACTGAGATAGATGGGGATACGATAGTCATGAAACGCTTCGACGTCAGGAAGATGCTTGAAGAAATGATAAAGAACGCCAAAGGCATCAATCTCGACGAACTAAAGGAAGAAACCGAGAAAGAGGGGAATAGGGTTGCGAAAGAGCTCTATGGCCTCTAA
- a CDS encoding M42 family metallopeptidase produces MLVEELREITGIPGISGYEERIREKIAEWVEPYADYTVDTIGNLVVELGEGELKGVFMAHMDEIGLLITGVRPDGRLTFRKIGGIDDRLLYGRHLDVITENGKLDGVIGALPVHLNLERKFDTVPWSRLVIDIGAESREEAEALGVKVLDYAVFKKHFAVLNNRYISTRSLDDRFGVVALVEAIKDLVDHDLEGKWIFAFTVQEEIGLKGAKFLAEHYTPKYAFAIDSFACCGDITGDVRLGGGAVIRAVDNSAIYTRKLARKVAEIASRNEIPLQIGVTGGGTDASVFQHKSEVMALSVPIRYLHSEVETLHLADLEALIKLIEAIAFEL; encoded by the coding sequence ATGCTTGTCGAGGAGCTGAGGGAAATAACCGGGATCCCCGGTATTTCGGGCTATGAGGAGAGGATACGGGAAAAGATAGCCGAGTGGGTTGAACCCTACGCCGACTACACGGTCGACACGATTGGAAACCTCGTCGTCGAGCTCGGCGAGGGCGAGCTTAAGGGGGTCTTCATGGCCCACATGGACGAGATAGGCCTTCTGATAACAGGTGTAAGGCCGGACGGAAGGCTCACCTTCAGGAAAATCGGTGGAATAGACGACAGGCTCCTCTACGGAAGACATCTCGACGTCATAACCGAGAACGGAAAGCTCGACGGCGTCATTGGAGCGCTTCCGGTGCACCTCAACCTCGAAAGGAAGTTCGACACGGTTCCATGGAGCAGGCTGGTCATAGACATAGGTGCCGAGAGCAGGGAGGAGGCGGAAGCGCTTGGGGTCAAGGTGCTGGACTACGCGGTCTTTAAGAAGCACTTCGCGGTTCTCAACAACCGCTACATCTCGACCCGTTCTCTGGATGACCGCTTTGGGGTTGTCGCCCTCGTGGAGGCGATCAAGGACCTCGTTGACCACGACCTGGAGGGGAAGTGGATCTTCGCCTTCACCGTGCAGGAGGAGATAGGCCTCAAGGGAGCAAAGTTCCTGGCCGAGCATTACACTCCAAAGTACGCCTTTGCCATCGACTCCTTTGCCTGCTGCGGGGACATAACCGGCGATGTGAGGCTCGGCGGTGGCGCTGTGATAAGGGCCGTTGACAACTCCGCGATCTACACGAGGAAGCTGGCCAGAAAGGTTGCCGAGATAGCGTCCAGGAACGAGATTCCCCTCCAGATAGGCGTCACAGGCGGCGGGACGGACGCCTCGGTGTTCCAGCATAAGAGTGAGGTCATGGCCCTGAGCGTCCCGATAAGGTACCTCCACAGCGAGGTCGAGACCCTCCACCTGGCTGACCTTGAGGCGCTGATAAAGCTTATAGAAGCGATAGCGTTTGAACTGTAA
- a CDS encoding 2-hydroxyacid dehydrogenase, which produces MRPKVAVLFKMKSKPVEELRKYADVEFVLYPSVEELRERIGEFDGVIISPLNRFPREVIERAGRLKVISCHSAGYDHVDVKAATERGIYVTKVSGVLSEAVAEFAIGLAIALLRKIAYTDKLIRSGKWESHAVIWSSFKDIETVYGKKVGILGMGAIGKAIARRMKAMGTEILYWSRSRKPDIEQEVGARYMPLEDVLRKSDIVILALPATPETYHIINKERIELLEGKYLVNIGRGTLVDEKAIVKAIEEGKLKGYATDVFENEPVQKHELFKYEWETVLTPHHAGLSREAMEDMGFQAVRNLLAVLRGEVPETLVNREVVEIRSPEEVKML; this is translated from the coding sequence ATGAGGCCGAAGGTGGCCGTTCTCTTTAAGATGAAGAGCAAGCCCGTTGAGGAGCTCAGGAAATATGCGGACGTCGAGTTTGTCCTGTATCCAAGCGTGGAGGAGCTCAGGGAGAGGATAGGAGAGTTTGATGGCGTAATAATCTCCCCGTTGAACAGGTTTCCACGCGAGGTCATCGAGAGAGCCGGGAGGCTTAAGGTCATCAGCTGTCATTCCGCCGGCTACGACCACGTTGACGTTAAGGCCGCAACCGAGAGGGGGATATACGTCACCAAGGTATCCGGCGTCCTGAGCGAGGCCGTTGCGGAGTTTGCCATCGGCCTGGCCATAGCACTCCTCAGGAAGATAGCCTACACCGACAAACTCATCCGCTCCGGGAAGTGGGAGAGCCATGCCGTGATATGGAGCAGCTTCAAGGACATAGAGACCGTCTACGGCAAGAAGGTCGGAATCCTCGGCATGGGCGCCATCGGGAAGGCCATAGCAAGGAGAATGAAGGCCATGGGGACGGAGATACTCTACTGGTCCCGCTCCCGGAAGCCCGATATCGAACAGGAAGTTGGGGCCAGGTACATGCCGCTCGAAGACGTCCTGAGGAAGAGCGACATCGTTATACTCGCCCTCCCGGCAACGCCCGAGACCTACCACATAATCAACAAGGAAAGGATCGAACTCCTTGAAGGCAAGTACCTGGTGAACATAGGGCGCGGCACGCTGGTGGACGAGAAAGCTATTGTCAAGGCCATCGAAGAGGGCAAACTCAAGGGCTACGCAACGGACGTCTTTGAGAATGAGCCAGTACAGAAGCACGAGCTGTTTAAGTACGAGTGGGAGACAGTTCTGACCCCCCATCACGCCGGCCTTTCGAGGGAGGCCATGGAGGACATGGGCTTCCAGGCCGTTAGGAATCTCCTCGCGGTTCTCCGCGGGGAAGTCCCGGAAACGCTCGTGAACCGCGAGGTGGTTGAGATACGCTCCCCAGAGGAGGTTAAGATGCTTTGA
- the proS gene encoding proline--tRNA ligase produces the protein MGKVERKKWSEEFSEWYNELIETAGIQDKRYPVKGMNIWLPYGLKIMRNIERFIHSEMERTGHNEVLFPALIPETEFQKEAEHIAGFEGEVFWVTHAGHDPLDVRLILRPTSETAMYSMFSLWIRSHADLPFKIYQIVNVYRYETKHTRPLIRVREISRFFESHTAHDSYEDAERQIKEDLEIFDRLAKFLALPYIVSKRPDWDKFPGAYYSLGAEVMMPDGRTLQIGTMHNYRQNFARAYNIQYETESGDHEYVHQTTFGMSERLLAAVIAIHGDDRGMVLPPTIAPIQVVIVPIPKKDAEADVFAYAREIAEELRTAGLRVHVDERDIRPGRKFYDWELKGVPLRVEVGPRDVEGKKAVLARRDTLEKVTVEREAIVDEVRMILDDIHENLHSRAKEFLESHIKRVETIEEAKAVFEDRRGIVEIAWCGEESCGLEMEEILDAKMLGTPYPEEKARIEGKKCPVCGREAKFVARFARTY, from the coding sequence ATGGGTAAGGTGGAGAGGAAGAAGTGGAGCGAGGAGTTCAGTGAGTGGTACAACGAGCTGATTGAGACGGCTGGAATCCAGGACAAGCGCTATCCGGTCAAGGGGATGAACATCTGGCTCCCGTATGGGCTGAAAATCATGAGAAACATCGAGAGGTTCATACACTCCGAGATGGAGAGGACCGGGCACAACGAGGTTCTGTTCCCGGCGCTCATCCCTGAGACCGAGTTCCAGAAGGAGGCCGAGCACATAGCAGGCTTCGAGGGAGAGGTGTTTTGGGTAACCCACGCAGGCCACGACCCCCTCGACGTCAGGCTCATCCTGAGGCCAACGAGCGAGACGGCTATGTACTCGATGTTCTCCCTGTGGATCCGCTCCCACGCGGATTTGCCCTTCAAAATCTACCAGATAGTGAACGTTTACCGCTACGAGACCAAGCACACGAGGCCTCTGATCAGGGTCAGAGAAATAAGCCGCTTTTTTGAGTCGCACACCGCTCACGACAGCTACGAGGACGCGGAGAGGCAGATAAAGGAGGATCTTGAGATATTTGACAGGCTTGCAAAGTTCTTGGCCCTGCCATACATAGTCTCCAAGCGCCCCGACTGGGACAAGTTCCCCGGTGCCTACTACTCCCTCGGAGCCGAGGTCATGATGCCCGACGGCAGGACGCTCCAGATAGGCACCATGCACAATTACCGCCAGAACTTCGCAAGGGCCTACAACATCCAGTACGAGACTGAGAGTGGAGACCACGAGTACGTCCACCAGACCACCTTCGGAATGAGCGAGCGCCTTCTCGCGGCCGTCATAGCCATACACGGCGACGACAGGGGAATGGTTCTGCCCCCCACTATAGCCCCGATACAGGTTGTGATCGTGCCAATTCCCAAGAAGGACGCCGAGGCTGACGTCTTCGCCTACGCTCGCGAGATAGCGGAGGAGCTAAGAACAGCAGGTCTCAGGGTGCACGTTGACGAGCGCGACATAAGACCGGGAAGAAAGTTCTATGACTGGGAGCTCAAGGGGGTTCCCCTCCGCGTGGAAGTTGGCCCGAGGGACGTCGAGGGCAAGAAGGCCGTCCTTGCGAGGCGGGATACCCTTGAGAAGGTCACGGTCGAACGCGAGGCCATCGTTGACGAAGTCAGAATGATTCTGGATGACATTCACGAGAACCTCCACAGCAGGGCAAAGGAGTTCCTTGAGAGCCACATAAAGCGCGTTGAGACCATTGAGGAAGCCAAGGCCGTTTTCGAGGACAGGCGCGGAATAGTGGAGATAGCCTGGTGCGGTGAAGAGAGCTGCGGTCTTGAGATGGAGGAGATACTTGACGCCAAGATGCTTGGAACGCCCTACCCGGAGGAGAAAGCCAGGATAGAGGGTAAGAAGTGTCCGGTCTGCGGGAGGGAAGCCAAGTTCGTGGCAAGGTTTGCAAGAACTTACTGA
- a CDS encoding pyrolysin yields MKKAAAIIALLFLALVPIAGATTWNYENFVKQSIAWYYLYQSDEQKFSELYNLSVQMNVSNETLALAMELYNNASAEYSQAITYGIPQETQTFRWVVFSVHIRKAYLYISQAVEVLEEALALPENQTS; encoded by the coding sequence ATGAAGAAGGCTGCTGCAATCATTGCCCTGCTTTTCCTGGCGCTCGTTCCCATTGCGGGTGCCACCACGTGGAATTACGAAAACTTCGTCAAGCAGTCAATCGCCTGGTACTACCTGTACCAGAGCGATGAGCAGAAGTTCAGCGAGCTCTACAACCTCAGCGTCCAGATGAACGTCAGCAACGAGACCCTTGCCCTTGCGATGGAGCTTTACAACAACGCAAGCGCCGAGTACAGCCAAGCGATAACCTACGGAATTCCTCAGGAGACCCAGACGTTCCGCTGGGTCGTCTTCAGCGTCCACATAAGGAAGGCCTACCTCTACATAAGCCAGGCCGTTGAGGTTCTTGAAGAGGCGCTCGCTCTCCCTGAGAATCAGACCTCATGA